One Diospyros lotus cultivar Yz01 chromosome 1, ASM1463336v1, whole genome shotgun sequence genomic window carries:
- the LOC127803539 gene encoding uncharacterized protein LOC127803539, whose amino-acid sequence MELNKSWINISNRLDPRYEQGIQEFIQFAYRHKSPGASIYCSCIKCVNRYFHKRDVVEEHLILNGFDTNYIIWTVHGELYVPRHIREEFQDQECNIGDDMVGMIHDAHEVSINNVGSSEEATRFYELLEKAETELWPGCKNFTTLSFIVRLQHLKVLGGLSDKIFDMLLELLNEAFPEGVSLPRSYREAKKLSEDLGFKYYKYDACPNNCMLFWKDASKLDKCTFCGESRYKEYEVHVDDDIMKMKKVASKQVRHFPLISRLQILFMSNKTASLMRWHEEGRTKDGIMRHPADSLACYSIWPVVLMPYNLPPWLCMKQPYFILSLLIDGPRAPGDNIDVFLQSLIQELQELWSEGIETYDASRKEMFHMHAALLWTINDFPAYANLSGWSTRGRVACPCCMKETESKWLKHGGKFCYMGHRRFLEDMSHHFRLDKKNFDGTIENRVAHPQLSGHDVFKDVEFVKKMYGNRENSGTSVGRGIGGWKKHSIFFELPYWQDNLIRHNLDVMHIEKNVCDNIIWTLLNVSGKTKDNLKARLDLKELGIRKKLHPEDCLGGKKFLLTLKKYVRTRSHLEGSIAEGYLAEECLTFCARTHLQSIRLERRGASNREITQKHHENFPLWFQKHVYELQVSGHNVPNEMKTLAAGPHSWAWKYSGYIVNGFKFHTRRRERRRMTQNSGVLLTANTESYASSKDKRPISGDVTFYGVLTDVVEIRYSNEFKFVLFKCDWVDNNRGMKVDSLNFIILNFNCLMYQENKPTDEPFILANQASQVWYVTDPLDEEWHVVMKMTPRDLYNMGKRNVAGSCDEEDALISNHVEINNDRSLHAELGESDEDYSSGESNEDGMLVDISDDDDNSIPYTVHSDDNDF is encoded by the exons atgGAGCTGAATAAGAGTTGGATTAACATATCGAACAGGCTAGATCCTCGATACGAACAAGGAATTCAGGAGTTCATTCAGTTTGCCTATAGACATAAGTCTCCTGGGGCAAGCATATATTGTTCGTGTATTAAATGTGTTAACAGATATTTTCATAAACGAGATGTTGTGGAGGAACACCTCATTCTGAATGGGTTTGacactaattacataatatgGACGGTTCATGGAGAGTTATATGTGCCTCGTCATATTCGAGAAGAATTTCAAGATCAGGAATGTaatattggagatgatatggtgggaatGATACATGATGCACATGAAGTTTCCATAAACAATGTTGGAAGTAGTGAAGAAGCTACGagattttatgaattgttggagAAGGCAGAAACAGAGTTATGGCCTGgttgtaagaacttcacgacaTTATCGTTTATTGTTCGTTTACAACACTTGAAGGTATTGGGTGGGTTGTcggataaaatatttgatatgttgcttgagttgttgaatgaGGCATTTCCAGAAGGAGTGTCATTGCCACGATCGTATCGAGAGGCTAAGAAATTGAGTGAGGATTTAGGTTTTAAGTACTATAAGTACGATGCATGCCCTAACAATTGTATGCTCTTTTGGAAAGATGCATCAAAGTTGGACAAATGTACTTTTTGTGGGGAGTCAAGATACAAAGAATACGAGGTGCACGTAGACGACGATATAATGAAGATGAAAAAAGTCGCTTCTAAACAAGTACGACACTTTCCTTTGATCTCGAGACTGCAAATATTGTTTATGTCTAACAAAACAGCATCGTTAATGAGGTGGCATGAAGAAGGTAGAACAAAGGATGGTATAATGAGGCACCCTGCTGATTCATTGGCTTG CTATAGCATTTGGCCAGTTGTGTTAATGCCATATAATCTACCGCCTTGGTTGTGTATGAAACAACCTTACTTCATCTTATCTTTATTGATTGATGGACCTCGTGCACCAGGAGACAATATTGATGTGTTTCTGCAATCGTTGATTCAAGAGTTACAAGAATTATGGAGCGAGGGGATAGAAACTTATGATGcttcaagaaaagaaatgttTCACATGCATGCAGCATTGTTGTGGACGATTAATGATTTTCCTGCGTATGCTAATTTATCTGGATGGAGTACTCGAGGAAGAGTTGCTTGTCCTTGTTGCATGAAAGAGACGGAGTCCAAATGGTTAAAACATGGTGGTAAGTTTTGTTATATGGGTCACCGTAGATTCTTGGAGGACATGAGTCATCATTTTCGGTTAGACAAGAAGAATTTTGATGGAACCATTGAGAACCGTGTTGCTCATCCTCAGTTATCTGGCCACGATGTATTCAAAGATGTTGAATTTGTTAAGAAGATGTATGGAAATCGTGAGAATTCTGGCACTAGTGTTGGGAGAGGAATAGGTGGTTGGAAAAAACATAGTATATTCTTTGAGCTTCCATATTGGCAAGACAATTTGATCCGACATAATCTCGACGTCATGcacattgagaaaaatgtttgtgACAACATAATTTGGACGTTATTAAATGTTTCAGGTAAAACAAAGGACAACTTGAAAGCACGTCTTGATTTGAAAGAACTAGGGATAAGAAAAAAGTTGCATCCTGAAGATTGTTTGGGTGGGAAGAA GTTCTTATTGACATTGAAAAAGTATGTAAGGACTAGAAGTCATCTAGAAGGATCTATTGCTGAAGGTTACTTGGCAGAAGAGTGTTTGACTTTTTGTGCAAG GACACACTTACAATCCATTAGATTGGAAAGAAGAGGTGCTAGCAATCGTGAAATTACACAAAAACACCATGAAAACTTCCCATTATGGTTTCAAAAACAT GTTTATGAATTGCAAGTAAGTGGTCACAATGTACCCAATGAAATGAAAACATTAGCTGCTGGGCCTCACTCATGGGCATGGAAGTATTCTGGGTACATCGTAAATGGATTCAAATTCCACACGAGGCgtcgagaaaggagaagaatgacTCAAAACAGTGGAGTATTACTAACTGCAAATACTGAAAGTTATGCTAGTTCAAAAGATAAACGTCCTATCAGTGGTGATGTTACCTTTTATGGAGTCCTAACAGATGTTGTTGAGATACGATACTCTAacgaattcaaatttgttttgtttaagtgTGATTGGGTTGACAATAACAGAGGGATGAAAGTTGACAGTttgaatttcataattttaaattttaattgtttaatgtaTCAAGAGAATAAACCAACAGACGAACCTTTTATACTTGCAAATCAAGCATCACAAGTGTGGTATGTGACTGATCCTCTTGATGAAGAATGGCACGTTGTCATGAAGATGACACCTAGAGATTTGTATAACATGGGTAAAAGAAATGTGGCAGGGAGCTGTGATGAGGAAGATGCTTTAATTAGTAATCATGTTGAAATCAACAATGATCGGTCCTTACATGCAGAGTTAGGAGAATCTGATGAAGACTACTCTTCTGGAGAATCTAATGAGGATGGTATGCTAGTTGATATATCAGATGACGACGACAATTCCATTCCTTATACTGTACATAGTGATGATAATGATTTCTAA
- the LOC127794543 gene encoding fatty alcohol:caffeoyl-CoA acyltransferase: protein MYLSIWIIYMIIIYRSEQRLSHQLYSNQTTAGKMEVKIIETALVHPSTPPFHHDHLLSLSHLDNDRNLNVTFRYLRAYDSSNRRDAAADPFHVVTTALSAALVHYYPFAGTLRRRDSDGRLELHCEVGRGVPVVRAEVDCSLQSVNYLDDPAELWIEKLVPDPDASEGLADPFVLQITMFRCGGFSLGAAVHHSLGDGLGVTQFFNAMAAFARGSTQLSVEPVWDRANLLRPRDPPRVEFPIHEYLTLESGTAGYRSSEPVCRECFRVKEEWLDRLKLFLHECSGHNFTTFEALGTFIWRAKVKASGIAGDEKVKFVYAMNMRKVVKPPLPAGYWGNGCAPMYVQLSAKDLVERPLWETALLIKKSKHNATDEYVRSFIDFQELNYEKGITAGGGVTGFTDWRHLGHSTVDFGWGGPVTVLPLSRNILGSTEPCFFLPFSSAKGGNKDGFQVLVHAKEAAMAGLKAEMEELSQTGYPYPPS from the exons ATGTATCTAtctatatggattatatatatgataataatatatcGAAGCGAGCAGAGGCTAAGCCACCAGTTGTACAGCAACCAAACAACCGCCGGAAAAATGGAAGTCAAAATCATCGAAACCGCCCTTGTCCACCCCTCTACGCCGCCCTTCCACCATgaccatcttctctctctctcccacctTGACAACGACCGTAACCTCAATGTTACCTTCCGTTACCTCCGCGCCTACGACAGCTCCAACCGCCGGGACGCCGCGGCCGACCCCTTCCACGTCGTCACCACGGCCCTCTCGGCGGCCCTCGTCCACTACTACCCCTTCGCCGGAACTCTACGCCGCCGCGACTCTGACGGCCGCCTCGAGCTACACTGCGAAGTGGGCCGAGGCGTCCCTGTGGTTCGCGCCGAGGTGGACTGCTCGTTACAATCGGTTAACTACCTCGACGACCCGGCCGAGCTCTGGATCGAAAAACTGGTTCCGGACCCGGATGCGTCCGAGGGTCTGGCAGATCCGTTCGTTCTACAAATCACGATGTTCAGGTGTGGCGGCTTCAGTCTCGGGGCGGCGGTGCACCACTCACTAGGCGACGGACTCGGGGTGACTCAGTTCTTCAATGCCATGGCCGCGTTTGCCCGCGGGTCGACCCAGTTGTCGGTGGAGCCGGTTTGGGACCGCGCAAATTTGCTAAGGCCTAGAGACCCGCCAAGGGTAGAGTTCCCGATCCACGAGTATCTGACGTTGGAAAGCGGCACGGCCGGATACCGGTCGAGTGAACCGGTTTGCAGAGAGTGCTTTCGTGTGAAGGAGGAGTGGTTGGACCGGCTCAAGCTGTTCCTGCATGAGTGCTCCGGTCATAACTTCACCACTTTTGAAGCTTTGGGTACCTTCATTTGGCGAGCGAA GGTTAAAGCGTCTGGAATTGCAGGGGATGAGAAGGTGAAATTCGTTTACGCCATGAACATGAGGAAGGTAGTGAAGCCTCCACTGCCTGCAGGCTACTGGGGCAATGGCTGCGCGCCCATGTACGTTCAACTCAGCGCCAAGGACTTGGTTGAGCGACCCCTCTGGGAAACGGCTTTGCTGATCAAGAAGAGCAAGCACAACGCCACCGACGAGTACGTGCGGTCGTTCATCGACTTCCAGGAGCTGAATTACGAGAAAGGGATCACCGCCGGCGGCGGCGTGACCGGGTTCACCGACTGGCGGCACTTGGGGCACTCGACGGTGGACTTCGGGTGGGGAGGGCCGGTGACGGTGCTGCCACTCTCCCGGAACATTCTGGGCAGCACCGAGCCCTGCTTCTTCTTGCCATTTTCTTCGGCCAAAGGCGGCAATAAGGACGGGTTCCAAGTTCTAGTTCATGCAAAAGAGGCTGCCATGGCTGGCTTGAAAGCTGAGATGGAGGAGCTTTCTCAAACTGGGTACCCTTACCCTCCGTCCTAA